A stretch of Planococcus citri chromosome 5, ihPlaCitr1.1, whole genome shotgun sequence DNA encodes these proteins:
- the LOC135847480 gene encoding succinate dehydrogenase assembly factor 4, mitochondrial-like, with translation MSLLFRNITPRLLYNVASLKYSSKPPDQKCGFETAKKIQQKTPIDKIESQKPESHGESDPLPPWPDNTNPNTGEVGGPRGPEPTRFGDWERKGRVTDF, from the exons ATGTCTCTACTGTTCAGAAACATCACACCTAGACTTCTTTATAACGTAGCTTCGTTGAAATACTCCTCAAAACCACCTGATCAAAAGTGTGGCTTCGAAACagccaaaaaaatccaacaaaaaacTCCAATAG ATAAAATAGAATCACAAAAACCCGAGTCTCACGGAGAATCGGATCCGTTACCACCGTGGCCCGACAATACGAACCCCAATACGGGCGAAGTAGGAGGTCCTCGAGGTCCAGAACCGACCAGATTCGGAGACTGGGAACGAAAAGGACGAGTAACGGATTTCTAA
- the LOC135847479 gene encoding heterogeneous nuclear ribonucleoprotein 27C-like isoform X1 gives MMINKTSNSTDASDEEPGKLFVGGLSWETTEEKLQQYFGEFGEVIDSVVMKNTESGQSRGFGFVTFGDPNSVEKVLAKGTHLLDGRAIDPKPCSTKAAIKSKKNSQYPKIFLGGLPFNVTETDLRSIFSKYGEVMDVIIMYDHEKNKCRGFGFLSFEKDEDVNKCVADHYIYVNGKKVEVKRAEPRDGRGSASAATQWPNAQTTPAVDPSRNMPMQNYQGWGAAPAPGYGYGAPPGAPVPYGGWGGPPPTPQWGPGYPTPGYTPYGTPQTPYANWNWNVPPQPPATGPPPPANPPANGAPPIPTQPAVATTDFVTDPYGRAAMPPAPPPPAPQTASKQEYSSYASYSGYTPDPAAAYSAPGTTAAPRTTYGIETTAAAPGEPYGSAPGPQRNNQSQQSYHPYRRV, from the exons ATGATGATCAACAAAACGTCAAATTCGACCGATGCCAGCGATGAAGAACCAGG GAAATTATTCGTCGGAGGCCTTAGCTGGGAAACAACCGAAG AAAAACTACAGCAGTATTTTGGCGAATTTGGCGAAGTAATCGATTCGGTTGTTATGAAAAACACAGAGAGTGGTCAAAGTCGAGGATTCGGTTTCGTTACTTTCGGTGATCCAAATTCAGTCGAGAAAGTTTTAGCTAAAGGAACCCATTTACTAGATGGACGAGCT ATTGATCCGAAACCGTGTAGTACAAAAGCAGCGATtaaatcgaagaaaaattcgCAATATCCGAAAATATTCCTGGGAGGATTACCCTTCAACGTAACAGAGACCGATCTGagatcgatattttcaaaatatggtgaAGTGATGGACGTAATAATAATGTATGATCATGAGAAAAACAAATGCAGAG gaTTCGGATTTTTATCATTTGAGAAAGACGAAGATGTAAACAAATGCGTAGCCGACCATTATATCTACGTAAATGGCAAGAAG gTCGAGGTTAAGAGAGCCGAACCGAGAGATGGTCGAGGAAGTGCTTCTGCCGCCACACAATGGCCTAATGCCCAAACTACTCCAGCTGTAGATCCGTCTAGA aaCATGCCAATGCAGAATTATCAAGGATGGGGTGCTGCTCCTGCTCCTGGATATG GATATGGTGCCCCACCCGGAGCCCCTGTTCCATACGGAGGATGGGGTGGACCGCCCCCAACCCCTCAATGGGGACCAGGCTACCCAACTCCTGGATATACACCTTATG GCACCCCTCAAACGCCGTACGCCAACTGGAACTGGAACGTACCGCCGCAGCCTCCGGCTACCGGACCTCCACCTCCGGCCAATCCGCCAGCCAACGGCGCACCTCCCATACCAACTCAGCCGGCTGTAGCAACTACCG ACTTTGTCACAGATCCGTACGGGCGAGCCGCGATGCCACCAGCTCCTCCTCCGCCAGCTCCTCAGACGGCTTCCAAACAAGAATACAGCAGCTATGCCTCTTACTCGGGTTATACTCCG GATCCGGCCGCCGCGTATAGTGCTCCTGGAACAACCGCCGCGCCTAGGACGACATATGGAATCGAGACTACGGCTGCTGCTCCAGGAG AGCCCTATGGAAGCGCTCCCGGCCCTCAGAGGAATAACCAGAGCCAGCAGTCATACCATCCGTATAGAAGAGTGTAA
- the LOC135847479 gene encoding heterogeneous nuclear ribonucleoprotein 27C-like isoform X2 — protein sequence MMINKTSNSTDASDEEPGKLFVGGLSWETTEEKLQQYFGEFGEVIDSVVMKNTESGQSRGFGFVTFGDPNSVEKVLAKGTHLLDGRAIDPKPCSTKAAIKSKKNSQYPKIFLGGLPFNVTETDLRSIFSKYGEVMDVIIMYDHEKNKCRGFGFLSFEKDEDVNKCVADHYIYVNGKKVEVKRAEPRDGRGSASAATQWPNAQTTPAVDPSRNMPMQNYQGWGAAPAPGYGYGAPPGAPVPYGGWGGPPPTPQWGPGYPTPGYTPYGTPQTPYANWNWNVPPQPPATGPPPPANPPANGAPPIPTQPAVATTDPYGRAAMPPAPPPPAPQTASKQEYSSYASYSGYTPDPAAAYSAPGTTAAPRTTYGIETTAAAPGEPYGSAPGPQRNNQSQQSYHPYRRV from the exons ATGATGATCAACAAAACGTCAAATTCGACCGATGCCAGCGATGAAGAACCAGG GAAATTATTCGTCGGAGGCCTTAGCTGGGAAACAACCGAAG AAAAACTACAGCAGTATTTTGGCGAATTTGGCGAAGTAATCGATTCGGTTGTTATGAAAAACACAGAGAGTGGTCAAAGTCGAGGATTCGGTTTCGTTACTTTCGGTGATCCAAATTCAGTCGAGAAAGTTTTAGCTAAAGGAACCCATTTACTAGATGGACGAGCT ATTGATCCGAAACCGTGTAGTACAAAAGCAGCGATtaaatcgaagaaaaattcgCAATATCCGAAAATATTCCTGGGAGGATTACCCTTCAACGTAACAGAGACCGATCTGagatcgatattttcaaaatatggtgaAGTGATGGACGTAATAATAATGTATGATCATGAGAAAAACAAATGCAGAG gaTTCGGATTTTTATCATTTGAGAAAGACGAAGATGTAAACAAATGCGTAGCCGACCATTATATCTACGTAAATGGCAAGAAG gTCGAGGTTAAGAGAGCCGAACCGAGAGATGGTCGAGGAAGTGCTTCTGCCGCCACACAATGGCCTAATGCCCAAACTACTCCAGCTGTAGATCCGTCTAGA aaCATGCCAATGCAGAATTATCAAGGATGGGGTGCTGCTCCTGCTCCTGGATATG GATATGGTGCCCCACCCGGAGCCCCTGTTCCATACGGAGGATGGGGTGGACCGCCCCCAACCCCTCAATGGGGACCAGGCTACCCAACTCCTGGATATACACCTTATG GCACCCCTCAAACGCCGTACGCCAACTGGAACTGGAACGTACCGCCGCAGCCTCCGGCTACCGGACCTCCACCTCCGGCCAATCCGCCAGCCAACGGCGCACCTCCCATACCAACTCAGCCGGCTGTAGCAACTACCG ATCCGTACGGGCGAGCCGCGATGCCACCAGCTCCTCCTCCGCCAGCTCCTCAGACGGCTTCCAAACAAGAATACAGCAGCTATGCCTCTTACTCGGGTTATACTCCG GATCCGGCCGCCGCGTATAGTGCTCCTGGAACAACCGCCGCGCCTAGGACGACATATGGAATCGAGACTACGGCTGCTGCTCCAGGAG AGCCCTATGGAAGCGCTCCCGGCCCTCAGAGGAATAACCAGAGCCAGCAGTCATACCATCCGTATAGAAGAGTGTAA
- the LOC135847479 gene encoding heterogeneous nuclear ribonucleoprotein 27C-like isoform X3: MMINKTSNSTDASDEEPGKLFVGGLSWETTEEKLQQYFGEFGEVIDSVVMKNTESGQSRGFGFVTFGDPNSVEKVLAKGTHLLDGRAIDPKPCSTKAAIKSKKNSQYPKIFLGGLPFNVTETDLRSIFSKYGEVMDVIIMYDHEKNKCRGFGFLSFEKDEDVNKCVADHYIYVNGKKVEVKRAEPRDGRGSASAATQWPNAQTTPAVDPSRNMPMQNYQGWGAAPAPGYGYGAPPGAPVPYGGWGGPPPTPQWGPGYPTPGYTPYDFVTDPYGRAAMPPAPPPPAPQTASKQEYSSYASYSGYTPDPAAAYSAPGTTAAPRTTYGIETTAAAPGEPYGSAPGPQRNNQSQQSYHPYRRV; this comes from the exons ATGATGATCAACAAAACGTCAAATTCGACCGATGCCAGCGATGAAGAACCAGG GAAATTATTCGTCGGAGGCCTTAGCTGGGAAACAACCGAAG AAAAACTACAGCAGTATTTTGGCGAATTTGGCGAAGTAATCGATTCGGTTGTTATGAAAAACACAGAGAGTGGTCAAAGTCGAGGATTCGGTTTCGTTACTTTCGGTGATCCAAATTCAGTCGAGAAAGTTTTAGCTAAAGGAACCCATTTACTAGATGGACGAGCT ATTGATCCGAAACCGTGTAGTACAAAAGCAGCGATtaaatcgaagaaaaattcgCAATATCCGAAAATATTCCTGGGAGGATTACCCTTCAACGTAACAGAGACCGATCTGagatcgatattttcaaaatatggtgaAGTGATGGACGTAATAATAATGTATGATCATGAGAAAAACAAATGCAGAG gaTTCGGATTTTTATCATTTGAGAAAGACGAAGATGTAAACAAATGCGTAGCCGACCATTATATCTACGTAAATGGCAAGAAG gTCGAGGTTAAGAGAGCCGAACCGAGAGATGGTCGAGGAAGTGCTTCTGCCGCCACACAATGGCCTAATGCCCAAACTACTCCAGCTGTAGATCCGTCTAGA aaCATGCCAATGCAGAATTATCAAGGATGGGGTGCTGCTCCTGCTCCTGGATATG GATATGGTGCCCCACCCGGAGCCCCTGTTCCATACGGAGGATGGGGTGGACCGCCCCCAACCCCTCAATGGGGACCAGGCTACCCAACTCCTGGATATACACCTTATG ACTTTGTCACAGATCCGTACGGGCGAGCCGCGATGCCACCAGCTCCTCCTCCGCCAGCTCCTCAGACGGCTTCCAAACAAGAATACAGCAGCTATGCCTCTTACTCGGGTTATACTCCG GATCCGGCCGCCGCGTATAGTGCTCCTGGAACAACCGCCGCGCCTAGGACGACATATGGAATCGAGACTACGGCTGCTGCTCCAGGAG AGCCCTATGGAAGCGCTCCCGGCCCTCAGAGGAATAACCAGAGCCAGCAGTCATACCATCCGTATAGAAGAGTGTAA
- the LOC135847479 gene encoding heterogeneous nuclear ribonucleoprotein 27C-like isoform X4: MMINKTSNSTDASDEEPGKLFVGGLSWETTEEKLQQYFGEFGEVIDSVVMKNTESGQSRGFGFVTFGDPNSVEKVLAKGTHLLDGRAIDPKPCSTKAAIKSKKNSQYPKIFLGGLPFNVTETDLRSIFSKYGEVMDVIIMYDHEKNKCRGFGFLSFEKDEDVNKCVADHYIYVNGKKVEVKRAEPRDGRGSASAATQWPNAQTTPAVDPSRNMPMQNYQGWGAAPAPGYGYGAPPGAPVPYGGWGGPPPTPQWGPGYPTPGYTPYDPYGRAAMPPAPPPPAPQTASKQEYSSYASYSGYTPDPAAAYSAPGTTAAPRTTYGIETTAAAPGEPYGSAPGPQRNNQSQQSYHPYRRV; this comes from the exons ATGATGATCAACAAAACGTCAAATTCGACCGATGCCAGCGATGAAGAACCAGG GAAATTATTCGTCGGAGGCCTTAGCTGGGAAACAACCGAAG AAAAACTACAGCAGTATTTTGGCGAATTTGGCGAAGTAATCGATTCGGTTGTTATGAAAAACACAGAGAGTGGTCAAAGTCGAGGATTCGGTTTCGTTACTTTCGGTGATCCAAATTCAGTCGAGAAAGTTTTAGCTAAAGGAACCCATTTACTAGATGGACGAGCT ATTGATCCGAAACCGTGTAGTACAAAAGCAGCGATtaaatcgaagaaaaattcgCAATATCCGAAAATATTCCTGGGAGGATTACCCTTCAACGTAACAGAGACCGATCTGagatcgatattttcaaaatatggtgaAGTGATGGACGTAATAATAATGTATGATCATGAGAAAAACAAATGCAGAG gaTTCGGATTTTTATCATTTGAGAAAGACGAAGATGTAAACAAATGCGTAGCCGACCATTATATCTACGTAAATGGCAAGAAG gTCGAGGTTAAGAGAGCCGAACCGAGAGATGGTCGAGGAAGTGCTTCTGCCGCCACACAATGGCCTAATGCCCAAACTACTCCAGCTGTAGATCCGTCTAGA aaCATGCCAATGCAGAATTATCAAGGATGGGGTGCTGCTCCTGCTCCTGGATATG GATATGGTGCCCCACCCGGAGCCCCTGTTCCATACGGAGGATGGGGTGGACCGCCCCCAACCCCTCAATGGGGACCAGGCTACCCAACTCCTGGATATACACCTTATG ATCCGTACGGGCGAGCCGCGATGCCACCAGCTCCTCCTCCGCCAGCTCCTCAGACGGCTTCCAAACAAGAATACAGCAGCTATGCCTCTTACTCGGGTTATACTCCG GATCCGGCCGCCGCGTATAGTGCTCCTGGAACAACCGCCGCGCCTAGGACGACATATGGAATCGAGACTACGGCTGCTGCTCCAGGAG AGCCCTATGGAAGCGCTCCCGGCCCTCAGAGGAATAACCAGAGCCAGCAGTCATACCATCCGTATAGAAGAGTGTAA